The Microscilla marina ATCC 23134 genome includes a window with the following:
- a CDS encoding BamA/TamA family outer membrane protein has protein sequence MIDYNKKIYHYLILFVLTPYLLTNNCFAKPKNYKEILHPADTAQYSSRLSPKNTTGNSPFFKKQRKDGFIALPLVYYSPDTRWAAGGMVAYHFKFITPGKKAAHSRLSYIQLTSDYTQNKQLDVWGQWRIFMNDNDYIWSGEARYRNYPDRYYGVGNLTLNDAEETYSYDLLRFQSRVSRQLVKNVYLGLDYEISKYYNMTLQQGKSLESSQVEGTKGGINSGLGLVFMIDTRDNVVSASRGFFLETSCYLFDGVLGSNFSYSNYNFTFNKYFAIGQKMVIATNTVMTFNTGEVPFVNLARAGGNSVLRGYAQYRFRDYNFIASQVEYRYMFLKRLGVVAFAGLGDVFNKSEDLDANALKYSVGGGVRIALDAKEKINLRVDYGVGRDNNGVYVSVTEAF, from the coding sequence ATGATTGATTATAATAAAAAAATATACCATTACCTTATATTATTTGTGCTTACACCCTATTTGCTTACAAATAATTGTTTTGCTAAGCCTAAAAACTATAAGGAAATATTACATCCGGCGGATACTGCCCAATATAGCAGCAGGCTTTCTCCAAAAAACACAACTGGTAACTCCCCGTTTTTCAAGAAACAGCGCAAAGATGGCTTCATTGCTTTGCCATTGGTGTACTACAGCCCTGATACCCGCTGGGCTGCAGGTGGAATGGTAGCCTACCATTTCAAATTTATTACTCCTGGCAAAAAAGCGGCTCACAGTCGTTTGTCTTACATTCAGCTTACCTCTGATTATACCCAAAACAAACAATTGGATGTATGGGGGCAATGGCGAATATTTATGAATGACAATGATTACATTTGGTCAGGTGAGGCGCGTTACCGCAACTATCCTGATCGTTATTATGGGGTGGGTAACCTTACCCTAAACGATGCTGAAGAAACTTACTCTTATGATTTGCTTAGGTTTCAGTCCAGGGTCTCCCGTCAATTGGTTAAAAACGTATACCTGGGACTGGACTATGAGATAAGCAAATACTATAATATGACCTTGCAGCAGGGTAAATCGTTGGAGTCCAGCCAGGTAGAAGGAACCAAAGGAGGAATTAATTCGGGACTTGGCCTGGTGTTTATGATAGATACCCGCGACAATGTAGTAAGTGCTTCCAGAGGTTTTTTTCTGGAAACTTCATGCTATTTGTTTGATGGAGTCTTAGGGAGTAATTTTAGCTACAGCAATTACAATTTTACTTTTAACAAATATTTTGCGATTGGCCAAAAAATGGTAATTGCTACCAACACCGTCATGACGTTCAATACCGGCGAGGTTCCCTTTGTTAACCTGGCAAGGGCAGGAGGCAACAGTGTTTTGCGGGGGTATGCTCAATATCGTTTCCGCGACTACAACTTTATTGCGTCTCAGGTAGAATACCGATATATGTTTTTGAAAAGGTTGGGTGTAGTAGCTTTTGCCGGGTTGGGCGATGTATTCAATAAAAGTGAAGACTTAGACGCTAACGCCCTCAAGTATTCGGTAGGGGGTGGGGTACGCATTGCGCTTGACGCCAAAGAAAAAATAAACCTAAGAGTTGACTATGGTGTAGGTAGAGACAACAATGGCGTATATGTATCAGTTACTGAAGCTTTTTAA
- the pdxR gene encoding MocR-like pyridoxine biosynthesis transcription factor PdxR, which produces MLPLINPQSPIPLFDQIYSFFKQSIIDGNIAKDAKLPSIRQLSRSLGVSNNTIIAAYQQLNDEGYLVNIPRKGLFVANLETEEVYPKGKPTIARLALPRVLTDKPRAQYAFNLNQAAIDEAGFPMKEWRKCINWALDKPSLQYGGYFGEPALKKTLATYLFQSRGVKTQPEQIVIGSGTIQLMGLLATLFKNRAKGKGVRQIAFEEPGYQSSRQIWLDYGYQALPIEVNEQTGIRLDLLTPHQPDLVYLTPSHQYPLGCIMPVAHRLQVLQWAQEKHSYLIEDDYDSEFRFKGKPIPALQALDTHERVIYSGTFSKAFLPALRLAYIVLPPHLLPYLQDLQHLGQSASINMQRAMAIFMQEGYWDRHLRKMRKVYRQKYAYTVGYIQEVFQEKVTLAYHYAGLNVLMKVHSNDSEQMLVDKARQTNVWLMGKSDSWLLPGNIPDTPHLSFGFGKLTLEQIKEAVDALYKAWFG; this is translated from the coding sequence ATGTTACCATTGATCAACCCACAATCCCCTATCCCATTATTCGACCAGATTTATAGTTTTTTCAAACAATCTATCATTGACGGCAACATAGCCAAAGATGCTAAACTTCCTTCTATACGCCAATTGTCACGGTCTTTGGGTGTGAGCAATAATACCATTATTGCAGCTTATCAGCAGTTAAACGATGAGGGATATTTGGTCAATATTCCCCGCAAAGGGCTGTTTGTGGCAAACCTGGAGACTGAAGAAGTATACCCTAAGGGCAAACCAACGATTGCTCGCCTTGCCCTGCCTCGCGTACTCACCGATAAACCTCGTGCTCAGTATGCATTTAATCTCAATCAGGCAGCTATAGACGAGGCAGGCTTCCCGATGAAAGAATGGCGCAAATGCATTAACTGGGCTTTAGACAAACCTTCGCTGCAATATGGGGGCTACTTTGGTGAGCCTGCGCTCAAAAAAACTTTGGCCACTTACTTGTTCCAATCACGTGGGGTAAAAACCCAACCCGAGCAAATAGTCATTGGATCGGGTACTATCCAGCTTATGGGTTTACTAGCCACCTTGTTTAAAAACAGAGCCAAAGGAAAAGGTGTCAGGCAAATTGCTTTTGAGGAGCCGGGGTATCAGTCGTCGCGGCAAATATGGTTAGATTATGGCTACCAGGCTTTGCCCATAGAGGTAAACGAGCAAACCGGCATCAGGCTCGACCTGCTGACTCCCCACCAACCTGATTTAGTATACCTTACTCCTTCGCACCAATACCCCCTGGGTTGTATTATGCCTGTGGCACATCGCCTACAGGTGCTTCAATGGGCACAAGAAAAGCACAGTTACCTGATAGAAGACGATTACGACAGTGAGTTTAGATTCAAGGGCAAGCCCATTCCTGCTTTGCAAGCACTAGACACCCACGAACGAGTAATTTATTCGGGCACGTTTTCTAAAGCTTTTTTACCTGCGCTACGTCTGGCTTATATAGTATTGCCGCCTCACTTACTGCCTTATTTGCAAGATTTACAACACTTGGGACAAAGCGCCTCTATCAATATGCAGCGGGCAATGGCTATTTTTATGCAGGAGGGGTACTGGGACAGGCACTTACGTAAAATGAGAAAGGTTTACCGTCAAAAGTATGCGTATACTGTAGGGTATATCCAAGAAGTTTTTCAGGAAAAAGTCACGCTTGCCTATCATTATGCCGGGCTCAATGTGCTTATGAAGGTACATAGCAACGATAGTGAGCAAATGTTGGTAGATAAAGCCAGGCAAACCAATGTTTGGCTCATGGGCAAGTCTGACAGTTGGCTATTGCCAGGTAATATACCTGACACCCCTCACCTCTCTTTTGGCTTTGGCAAGCTCACGCTGGAGCAAATTAAAGAGGCAGTAGATGCTTTGTATAAGGCTTGGTTTGGGTAG
- a CDS encoding spondin domain-containing protein, whose amino-acid sequence MRLHFFKTLLFLSTFIFLIAACKKQEAVSPTTNTTSDTATYRLTFTANWTSNSHPTDYPSNPHFSGLIGMSHNSDVTLYKTGENASEGIKVMAETGGKTPLTSEINALIQNKTAFELISGGGVSTGTGNVSVEFKVTKTHSLVSIVSMIAPSPDWFVGVSGVNLLENDQWVSSKEVSPGTYDSGTDSGTTFTSANQATSPATPISIITSAPLAVNGTVAPLGTFKIEKID is encoded by the coding sequence ATGAGATTACATTTTTTTAAAACCTTATTATTTTTGAGCACCTTTATCTTTTTGATAGCTGCTTGCAAAAAGCAAGAAGCCGTGAGTCCTACCACCAACACAACAAGCGATACCGCTACTTACCGGCTTACTTTTACCGCCAATTGGACATCCAACTCACACCCCACTGACTACCCCAGCAACCCACACTTTTCGGGCTTGATAGGGATGAGCCACAACAGTGATGTTACATTGTACAAAACAGGAGAAAATGCGTCAGAAGGAATTAAAGTAATGGCAGAAACAGGAGGTAAAACACCTTTAACCAGCGAAATCAATGCCCTGATTCAAAATAAAACGGCTTTTGAACTCATTAGCGGTGGGGGAGTAAGCACTGGCACAGGCAATGTAAGTGTAGAGTTTAAGGTAACCAAAACCCACTCTCTGGTAAGTATAGTATCTATGATAGCCCCTAGCCCCGACTGGTTTGTAGGCGTTTCGGGGGTAAACCTATTGGAAAACGATCAGTGGGTAAGTTCAAAAGAGGTTTCTCCGGGTACTTATGATTCGGGTACCGACAGTGGCACTACTTTTACCTCGGCAAACCAGGCTACCTCTCCTGCAACTCCAATAAGTATCATTACCAGCGCACCTTTGGCAGTAAATGGTACGGTGGCTCCATTGGGCACTTTTAAAATTGAGAAAATAGATTAA
- a CDS encoding metallophosphoesterase family protein, with product MSTPLYQTIKKPTNGRRFAVGDVHGCCQTLKKMVEETLQLTKDDHLYLLGDYIDKGPDSAGTIDYIMALQAQSYQVYCLRGNHEENLLQAWQEYDSRTFRLFVSRINKSGDLLTEDAQIKPAYLHFFKNLPYYIVLDDYYLVHAGFDFTKMIF from the coding sequence ATGAGCACGCCACTATATCAAACCATAAAAAAACCGACCAATGGACGCCGTTTTGCGGTGGGAGATGTGCACGGCTGTTGCCAAACACTCAAAAAAATGGTTGAAGAGACGCTTCAGCTTACTAAGGATGATCATTTGTATTTGCTGGGCGACTACATTGACAAAGGGCCAGATAGTGCCGGAACAATCGACTACATTATGGCGTTGCAAGCCCAAAGCTACCAAGTGTACTGTTTGCGGGGCAATCACGAAGAAAACCTGCTGCAAGCCTGGCAAGAATATGATAGTCGTACTTTTAGATTGTTTGTCTCCAGAATTAATAAATCGGGGGACTTGTTAACCGAAGATGCCCAGATAAAACCTGCCTATCTTCACTTTTTTAAAAACTTGCCCTATTATATAGTCTTGGACGACTATTACCTAGTGCACGCGGGGTTTGACTTTACAAAGATGATTTTTTAG
- a CDS encoding glycerophosphodiester phosphodiesterase family protein, with product MKLPQLNKTFNRLSIVIFVWLWVGTQAGQAQHYLKIKSVKQLYAFFERTPDRIPMVSAHRGGPSDGYPENCLATFQKVINAHPALIECDIRTTKDQQLVMMHDRTLDRTTNGTGRVNDHTLAQLKKLKLKDNQGNLTNFKIPTLKETLLWTKDKTVLTLDIKRGVNGKQLVDMIRETRTEASVVLIVYNLKDALKYHILHPKLMMSVSLRKPEDLNDLKKAGIPFQKLMAFVGVGKFKEDAQGDFSLKLRTDVIKAAHQQNLSCTVGTMYSIDKAGKHDATVYQTIIKKLGGDILATDAPQVAYDAIHSVAPAKSSKQRYYQKK from the coding sequence ATGAAACTACCACAACTTAACAAAACATTCAACAGATTAAGTATTGTAATATTTGTATGGCTTTGGGTGGGTACCCAAGCTGGGCAAGCACAGCATTACTTAAAAATAAAAAGTGTAAAACAGTTATATGCATTTTTTGAGCGTACTCCTGACCGCATTCCTATGGTGAGCGCCCACCGGGGTGGTCCGTCGGATGGCTACCCGGAAAACTGCCTTGCTACTTTTCAGAAGGTGATAAACGCCCACCCTGCCTTGATTGAATGCGACATACGTACTACCAAAGATCAACAGTTGGTAATGATGCATGACCGTACCCTTGACCGTACCACCAATGGCACCGGGCGGGTAAATGACCATACTTTAGCCCAACTAAAAAAACTAAAGCTCAAAGACAACCAAGGCAACCTGACCAACTTTAAAATACCTACACTCAAAGAAACTTTGCTATGGACAAAAGACAAAACCGTGTTGACGCTGGACATTAAGCGTGGGGTAAACGGCAAACAATTGGTAGACATGATTCGTGAAACCCGCACCGAAGCATCTGTGGTGCTGATTGTATACAACCTAAAAGACGCGTTAAAGTATCATATACTGCACCCTAAACTGATGATGTCGGTGTCGTTGCGCAAACCCGAAGACCTGAACGACTTGAAAAAAGCGGGGATTCCTTTCCAAAAATTAATGGCTTTTGTGGGGGTGGGTAAGTTTAAAGAAGATGCTCAAGGCGATTTTTCGCTCAAGCTAAGAACAGATGTGATCAAGGCGGCTCACCAACAAAACCTGTCTTGCACTGTAGGTACTATGTATAGCATAGACAAAGCGGGCAAACACGACGCTACGGTTTATCAGACCATTATCAAAAAATTGGGGGGGGACATTTTGGCTACCGATGCTCCCCAAGTTGCTTATGATGCCATCCACTCGGTAGCTCCGGCAAAAAGCAGTAAGCAACGCTATTACCAAAAAAAGTAA
- a CDS encoding metallophosphoesterase family protein yields the protein MSLFQTIKKPLNGRRFVVGDVHGCCLTLQQLVWKHLQFTTQDQLFLLGDYIDRGPDGAGVLDFIIGLQHQDYQVYPLRGNHEQMLLTAWESFQQLDPDTKALTCFADKVRDQSMVDHSQDCLLPRFERWLNNLPYYYALDNFYLVHAGFNFRKAAPFEDFYAMLWTMRFNLKRYHAIKAQRKHVVHGHQKTSLPEIKAAVASRAKVIPLDNGCYKHHIEDYGQLCALDIDNWELFYQPNIDFDR from the coding sequence ATGAGTTTATTTCAAACCATTAAGAAGCCTTTGAATGGACGCCGTTTTGTGGTAGGTGATGTGCACGGCTGTTGCCTAACGCTTCAGCAATTAGTATGGAAACACTTGCAGTTTACAACCCAAGACCAGCTTTTTTTACTGGGTGATTATATTGACCGGGGTCCAGACGGGGCGGGTGTGCTTGACTTCATCATTGGCTTACAACATCAAGATTATCAGGTATACCCACTCAGGGGCAATCATGAACAAATGTTGCTTACTGCCTGGGAAAGCTTCCAACAACTTGACCCTGACACTAAGGCACTTACTTGTTTTGCTGACAAAGTCAGGGATCAATCGATGGTTGACCACTCGCAAGACTGCTTATTGCCTCGCTTTGAGCGCTGGCTCAACAACTTACCTTATTATTATGCACTGGATAATTTTTATTTGGTGCACGCCGGATTCAACTTCAGGAAGGCTGCCCCCTTTGAAGATTTTTATGCGATGCTCTGGACAATGCGGTTTAACCTGAAAAGGTACCATGCGATTAAAGCCCAACGCAAACACGTGGTACATGGACACCAAAAAACCTCCCTCCCTGAGATAAAGGCAGCCGTGGCGAGCCGTGCCAAAGTGATACCATTAGACAATGGTTGCTATAAACACCATATAGAGGACTATGGTCAATTGTGCGCCCTTGATATAGACAATTGGGAGTTGTTTTACCAACCCAATATAGATTTTGACCGATGA
- a CDS encoding pyridoxamine 5'-phosphate oxidase family protein — MSTLKEPVRYYKAVVEDPQKVNLFLQKARNGQLGLYDGEYPYVIPMAYVWHKGAFYFHGSDAGKKNRVVAQHPKACFTVDEEYGSTISAVPANLSVVYFSVVAYGKVEVVEDLDEATEALQVLMDKFVPGYFDKPLAKEHVATYASSLKSKTCTFKLVPESMTAKESEGNLFNKYFGGRHRQNDTQKSKDQVHVPGLHS; from the coding sequence ATGAGCACTTTAAAAGAACCCGTAAGGTATTATAAAGCCGTGGTAGAAGACCCACAAAAAGTAAATCTGTTTTTGCAAAAAGCCCGCAATGGACAATTGGGGTTGTACGATGGCGAATACCCTTATGTGATACCAATGGCGTATGTATGGCACAAAGGCGCCTTTTATTTTCATGGCTCAGATGCCGGCAAAAAAAACCGGGTCGTTGCCCAACATCCCAAGGCTTGCTTTACTGTAGACGAAGAATATGGCTCTACTATATCGGCAGTGCCTGCCAACTTGAGCGTGGTATACTTTAGTGTGGTAGCCTATGGCAAGGTAGAGGTAGTAGAAGACCTCGACGAAGCCACTGAAGCCTTACAAGTATTGATGGATAAGTTTGTGCCAGGATACTTTGACAAACCTTTGGCGAAAGAGCACGTAGCTACTTATGCCTCAAGCCTAAAAAGCAAAACCTGCACATTTAAGTTGGTACCCGAAAGTATGACTGCCAAAGAGTCGGAAGGAAACTTGTTCAATAAATATTTTGGGGGCAGGCACCGCCAAAACGACACCCAAAAGAGCAAAGATCAGGTGCATGTACCAGGGTTACATAGTTAG
- a CDS encoding class I SAM-dependent DNA methyltransferase — MKRFSFIYISLCLVLVLLVGLPTQAQTKRYDEYDPIADFYNSFWSKPLERLAMGKLNRLLVPKLKPKAKILDLMCGTGHIAAALHAQGYQMTGLDGSAKMLEFAKQNVPSMELWLKDARTFETRQKFDAVICMSDGLNHIMQLKGLTQAFTQVYKALKKGGRFVFDMNWEQRYIKGWNIRGARFEFKNSEGIFTSSYNRNTRQGTLKFWLYSPMDGSKKTWKRTQWELTQHCYTPAQIKQALEKAGFKKITVYEAAQDLDDQRNAGRAYYVCQK, encoded by the coding sequence ATGAAACGATTCTCATTTATCTATATTTCTCTTTGCCTCGTGTTGGTCTTATTGGTTGGACTACCCACGCAGGCACAAACAAAACGTTACGACGAATATGACCCAATAGCTGATTTTTATAATAGCTTTTGGTCTAAACCGCTCGAAAGGCTTGCCATGGGTAAACTTAACAGGCTGCTTGTGCCAAAACTAAAACCCAAAGCAAAAATACTAGACCTTATGTGTGGCACCGGGCACATTGCAGCAGCATTGCACGCTCAAGGTTATCAAATGACTGGGCTGGATGGTTCGGCCAAAATGCTGGAGTTTGCCAAACAAAACGTGCCTTCTATGGAGTTGTGGCTCAAGGATGCCCGGACATTTGAGACTCGCCAAAAATTTGATGCGGTGATATGTATGTCTGATGGGCTCAACCATATTATGCAACTCAAAGGGCTTACCCAGGCTTTTACGCAAGTGTATAAAGCATTGAAAAAGGGTGGGCGGTTTGTGTTTGACATGAACTGGGAACAACGCTACATCAAAGGTTGGAACATCAGAGGAGCACGATTTGAGTTTAAAAACTCAGAAGGCATTTTCACTTCTTCTTACAACAGGAATACTCGACAAGGCACGCTTAAGTTTTGGTTGTACTCGCCTATGGATGGCAGCAAAAAAACCTGGAAACGTACTCAATGGGAGCTCACCCAACATTGTTATACACCTGCCCAGATAAAACAAGCTTTAGAAAAAGCTGGATTCAAAAAAATCACGGTTTATGAAGCTGCTCAAGACTTAGACGACCAGCGCAACGCAGGCAGGGCTTATTATGTTTGCCAAAAATAA
- a CDS encoding LytR/AlgR family response regulator transcription factor, whose product MKKLKCIAIDDEFMALEVIRHHSQKIPFIELLACFENAIEAIAFLQQHEVDLVFLDINMPDITGLQLLKSITCQPVVVFTTAYAEYALQGYDFYTVDYLLKPIEFDQLLKAVNKAQHFLQTQKTAPTAQVSTPSTHISDTILVKSGTQIHQIKTAEILYIESTGNYVKFVTPHQQVMSLFSMKEVIELLPAQDFVKIHKSFIVAFRHISLFEKHQVKINDQPIPIGKTYREAFQQIVQSRVAK is encoded by the coding sequence ATGAAAAAACTTAAATGCATTGCCATAGATGATGAGTTTATGGCGCTGGAGGTCATTAGGCACCATAGCCAAAAAATACCTTTTATAGAACTGTTAGCGTGTTTTGAGAATGCTATAGAGGCGATTGCTTTTTTACAACAACACGAAGTAGACCTCGTTTTTTTAGACATCAACATGCCTGACATTACCGGGCTCCAGTTGCTCAAAAGTATTACCTGCCAACCCGTGGTTGTTTTTACTACCGCTTATGCTGAATACGCCCTACAGGGCTACGATTTTTACACGGTTGACTATTTGCTCAAGCCCATAGAGTTCGATCAATTGCTCAAAGCAGTAAATAAAGCGCAGCATTTTTTGCAAACTCAAAAAACCGCCCCCACTGCTCAAGTAAGCACCCCATCCACCCATATTTCTGATACCATTTTAGTAAAAAGTGGTACACAAATTCACCAAATAAAAACAGCAGAAATACTATATATAGAAAGCACCGGAAACTATGTCAAGTTTGTAACCCCACACCAACAGGTAATGTCGTTGTTTTCTATGAAAGAGGTCATAGAGTTACTGCCTGCCCAAGACTTTGTGAAAATACATAAATCGTTTATTGTGGCTTTCAGGCACATTAGTTTGTTTGAGAAACACCAGGTAAAAATTAATGACCAACCCATTCCCATTGGCAAAACCTATCGTGAGGCTTTTCAGCAAATAGTACAATCTCGTGTGGCAAAATAG
- a CDS encoding metallophosphoesterase — MVKAFYPNKTLTFEPRQGRRFAIGDVHGCFKTLHYLVTEVIQLTQDDQLFLLGDYINRGPDSPGVLHFLIYLQQNGYQVFPLRGNHEQMLLDDWKDYQRLHSTQYQSHVKNWTLNNAFIDKNGQLMPELDKFLNNLPYYYELNDFYLVHAGFDFDLGVPHALEDFERMLWVRYFEPDYAIIQQKPILHGHTTRSIDEIQASVKDRTGAIPLDNGCYKSLREIYNPYYGSLCGLNLDSFELVVVENMDRS, encoded by the coding sequence ATGGTCAAGGCTTTTTATCCTAACAAAACCCTTACTTTTGAACCCCGCCAGGGACGGCGCTTTGCGATTGGTGATGTGCATGGCTGCTTCAAAACATTGCATTACCTGGTAACTGAAGTCATACAACTGACTCAAGATGATCAACTTTTTTTGCTGGGCGACTATATCAACCGGGGCCCTGATAGCCCTGGTGTTTTACATTTTTTAATCTACTTACAACAAAACGGTTATCAAGTTTTTCCGCTTAGGGGTAACCACGAACAAATGTTGCTTGATGACTGGAAAGACTACCAACGCCTACACAGCACTCAATACCAATCCCACGTCAAAAACTGGACGCTCAATAACGCATTTATTGACAAAAACGGGCAACTTATGCCCGAACTTGATAAGTTTTTAAATAATTTGCCCTACTATTACGAATTAAACGACTTTTACTTGGTCCACGCTGGGTTTGATTTCGACCTAGGGGTACCCCATGCACTCGAAGACTTTGAGCGTATGTTATGGGTAAGGTATTTTGAGCCAGACTATGCCATTATTCAGCAAAAACCTATACTGCACGGGCATACTACCCGCTCGATAGACGAAATACAAGCATCGGTTAAAGATAGAACAGGTGCCATACCGCTTGACAATGGTTGTTATAAAAGCTTACGAGAAATCTACAACCCTTATTATGGTAGCTTGTGTGGGCTCAATCTGGACTCGTTTGAGTTAGTAGTAGTTGAAAATATGGATCGATCCTGA
- a CDS encoding metallophosphoesterase encodes MKGIKIHKPTQGQRWVVADVHANLKTLQYLVEKKLRLRLEDQLFLLGDYLNRGPDSKGVIDYLIELQDDDFQLYPLRGNHEQMLLDSHEKAKNYSEEELRLPSIQRGRGLKDAKRQLYPKYLNFLGSLPYYYELDEFYLVHAGFNFTVKNPLSDLDAMLWTRDFTERFIPEKINYKRVIYGHTTTPLSAIKEAVTNKAQAIPLDNGCYKHSLDEYGHLCAFNLDTWELVCQKNLDKGSDAQ; translated from the coding sequence ATGAAAGGAATTAAAATACACAAACCAACCCAAGGGCAAAGGTGGGTAGTAGCCGATGTCCACGCTAACCTCAAGACATTACAGTATTTGGTAGAAAAAAAACTACGGCTGAGGCTGGAAGATCAACTTTTTTTGCTGGGCGATTACCTCAACCGGGGCCCTGATAGCAAAGGGGTGATTGATTACCTTATAGAGTTGCAAGATGATGATTTCCAGCTATATCCGCTTAGGGGTAACCACGAACAAATGCTGCTCGACTCGCACGAAAAAGCCAAAAACTATTCTGAAGAAGAACTGCGCCTGCCTAGCATACAACGTGGCAGGGGGCTCAAAGACGCTAAAAGACAACTGTACCCCAAGTACTTGAACTTTTTAGGTAGCTTGCCTTATTATTATGAACTTGATGAGTTTTATCTGGTACATGCTGGATTTAATTTTACAGTAAAAAACCCCTTATCTGACCTGGATGCCATGCTTTGGACCAGGGATTTCACGGAGAGGTTTATCCCTGAAAAAATCAACTACAAACGTGTAATCTATGGGCACACTACTACCCCACTATCTGCCATAAAGGAAGCCGTGACCAATAAAGCCCAAGCTATACCACTAGACAATGGCTGTTATAAACATAGCTTGGATGAGTACGGGCATTTATGCGCCTTTAATTTGGATACGTGGGAGCTTGTCTGCCAAAAAAACCTGGACAAAGGAAGTGATGCACAATAA